Sequence from the Aquimarina sp. Aq107 genome:
GTTTTAAGACGGAAAAAAGAACCATCTTCTACGAAGAAATCTGATGGAAGCTGGTTTCCCGCAGTGTCTTGTGTAGTTACTCGAGGAAGATTTGTATTTGGATTGGCTGGAGTATAAGCATCTCTTACAATTCCCAGTTTATTGTCATCTAAGAAAAAATATCCAAAGAACTTAGTAACATTATAAATTTCGTTTCCTTGAACTCCATTGAAAAAAGTTCCAATATCCCAGTTTTTATAATTTACAGATAAGTTAATTCCATATGTAAAATCTGGAGTTGGATCACCTAAATATGTTTGATCCTCATCATTGATGATGCCATCATTATTAATATCTACTCGTCTAAAATCCCCAGGTCGTAACAATGCCCTACGATCAGGATCATTAGCTAAAAAAGGATCGTTATCAATTTCTGCTTGGTCATTATAGATTCCATCTGTTTCAAAACCAAAGAAGAACCCCAAAGGTTGTCCAACTTCAAAACGATTTGCTCTTAACCCTTCTTCGTTGTATGAAGGACCTACAATTGGATTTGGAGAATCCGTAAGTTCGTTTTGGATTGCGGATAAATTAACCCCTATGTTAAACGTTAGGTCTCCACCCTTATCATAAGTGTATGCTGCTTCGAACTCAAAACCTTTGTTGTTAATGGATGAAGCATTTTGAAATACGGGATTTACTGATCCATTAGAATCTGGTATAGCAACCGCCTGAATAACATCCTCATTATCTCGATTGAAGTAATCTAAACTTAGTTTTAAACTATTGTTTAACAGGGAAGTATCTAAACCAAAATTAATGGTTTTAGATGTTTCGAAACTTAACGTAGGATCTACTAAACTGGTAATTGCGAATCCGGGAATTTGTCCAGAAGAACCACCAACAGTAATTGGAGAATTGGGTTCTACTACGGATTGATTCGAAAAAGGATCTACATTTTGAGAACCTAATTCGCCATATCCAGCTCTAAATTTGAGGGAATTAAAAAGACCATCTTGATTAAAGAAATTTTCATCACTAATAACCCATCCAACTGAGAAAGAAGGGAATGTGCCGGTATTAAATCCATCAGCAAAAAGAGAAGTTTTATCTCTACGAACAATAGCAGTGAACAAATATTTTTGATTATAATTATAATTTACACGCCCAAAATAGGAGAAAAGTTTATTATCAAAACGTCCTCCACCAGAGTTTATAATATTGTCAGTAAACTGTGCTATATTAGTAATGTTGTTGCTAGGCAAGCCTTCTGCGTAAATAGCAAGTGTGTTTCTGGTGATATCCTGACGAGCGCTTCCGACAAGAATATCTAGGTTATGTTCTCCAATGCTTTTTTTATAGTTAAGCGTGGGTTCTACGTTTGTAGCGTAGCGTTCTCCTCTTACTTCAGTTAAATCATTTAGGGGGTTTGCATTAGTTTCACTATCTATATTACTTTGAAAAAATGTAGGTTGAAATGTGTTTCTATAAAAACTAGTATATTCGGTTCCTACATTAAGCTTAGCAGTAAGTCCTTCTATAATTTCATATGAAAAATTCATATTTCCTAGAAAATTACGCTCTGTGTTTTGATCATTTACTAGTTGTGCATTTGCAAATTTATTGGTTCCTCCAATTCCAAAAATAGGATCATTAATAGCTTCAAATCCACCTTCGTTTTCTGGAGCAAAAGGACGAATTATTGGAACTGTTCCTCCTTGATTCCCAAAAGCATTATTACGAGTAAATCTATTTTCAGAAAACCCGAAAGATTCTTGAATTTTAAGTTTACCTATTTTAAATTCACTATTAAGGCGTATATTTTTACGATTAAATTCTTCACTGATTAATAATCCTTCTTCATCATAATAGTTAGCACTAAAAAAGTATTTCGAATTTTCTCCACCACCTGATATATTAAATCCAAAATCTTGAATGGTACCAGAGTTTATATTTAAATCTTGAAAATCTGAATTGATTCCTGGATCGGGAATATTACCGTCAAGACCATCGTTAATTCTACGTTGGTTAAGAAAAGCGATGTACTCAGGGCCGTTAAGTAAATCAAGTTTTCTTGATTGAGTGTTAACTCCACTTCGTACATCAATATTTACTACAGGAGAAGAATTTTGTTTACCCCTATTAGTGGTAACTATAATTACACCATTTGCGGCACGTGAACCATATATTGCTGCAGATGTTGCGTCTTTTAGTACTTGAAGATTTACAATGTCTTTTGCGTTTAAAAAATTTATATTGTCTGAGATCGCACCATCAACAACGTATAGAGGAAAAGAGTTAGTTAAAGAACTTACTCCACGTACAAAAACATTTGCAGGGCTACCAGGCGCACCACCTGCTGTTTCTACCTGTACTCCTGCAAGCTTACCTTGTAAAGCAGAGGTTGGGTTTGCTGTAACGACTTGGGCGATATCTTCTGATTTAATTTGAGATATTGCTCCTGTAACATCTCTCTTGGATTGAGATCCATATCCTACAATAACTATTTCATCAAGAGCAGCGGAATCCTCTTCGAGCGTAATGTCAATAACGGTTTCTCCATTTACGGGTATTTCGGTAGTTAAAAAACCAACATAACTAAATATGAGAGTAGCATCGTTGGCAACGTTGCTTAGGGTATACTTACCATCAAAATCTGTGGTAGTACCATTATCAGTCCCTTTTACTAAGATGTTTACTCCAGGTAAAGGGCCATTGGGTTCATTGACTGTTCCGGAAACAGTTTGCTGGGCGCTAACAATGGTGGTTGTTAGGCCGATGAGTAGTATCATAATACGATTAAATACTTTTCGCTCCATATGATTTGTGTTTGTTAATAGAATTTTTCTGAATTGAGTGATAGATGAGTATGTCTTATTATGCTATGATACACTATGCTACTTTGCAAATGTAAAATATTTATTTCTATATCAAAACATAAAATCATAATTTTTTAAATTATTGTTATTTAAATAGCTTAAAAAATACGAATATGTTATATTGATTCTTTGGGTAGTATTAAAGAATCCGTTATGGGATAGAAGCCAGAATGTATCTGTTACAACGAATCAGGTTCATTGTAAGTTTCAGAAGAGTATGGATTTTATAGAGAGTTGCGTTGTCTCAGATATGTAGGAACAATTTCTTGAATGGGTTTTCCTTCTTTTACGAAGATTGCTGCTTTTTTGGCAATTTCTGTAAAATCAGTAGATATTGTTGTAATTCCTCCAAAAGCAATTTCTTTTACAATATTATCATCGTGGGCAAGAATACCTATATCAGCTCCGATTCGGTATTCCATTTTTCGGGCATCTTTTAGTACCTTCCATAATTGGGTGTCGCTTATAGAAAAATATGCAGTACTCTTTTTAAGTGTATTAGGTTCATAACCAGTTAAAACTTCCCCATTTATCTTAAAATCTTTTACATAACGATTAAAAGCAAATAGGATTTCTGGAGGGAAATCCGAATTTTTCTTAAAGAATAATACGAATCTATCGTACTTTTTAATTTGAGGAGTAAGTTCTACTAGTTTTTGATAGGTTACCTCTTCAAATTCCTGAGAAACATAAGAATAATCTTTAGGCATTTTTAAATATCGATCCACAATTAATAGGCGATCAGAAGGTATTTTTTTCATCATCGATGGAACTTCTTTTTCTTGTATTGGAGCAATAACATACATACCATATTTACGCGAAATATTATCTAATATCGTCTTTAGTAGTGTTAGATTATTGTGATGAAAGAAAATATCAATGTG
This genomic interval carries:
- a CDS encoding TonB-dependent receptor produces the protein MERKVFNRIMILLIGLTTTIVSAQQTVSGTVNEPNGPLPGVNILVKGTDNGTTTDFDGKYTLSNVANDATLIFSYVGFLTTEIPVNGETVIDITLEEDSAALDEIVIVGYGSQSKRDVTGAISQIKSEDIAQVVTANPTSALQGKLAGVQVETAGGAPGSPANVFVRGVSSLTNSFPLYVVDGAISDNINFLNAKDIVNLQVLKDATSAAIYGSRAANGVIIVTTNRGKQNSSPVVNIDVRSGVNTQSRKLDLLNGPEYIAFLNQRRINDGLDGNIPDPGINSDFQDLNINSGTIQDFGFNISGGGENSKYFFSANYYDEEGLLISEEFNRKNIRLNSEFKIGKLKIQESFGFSENRFTRNNAFGNQGGTVPIIRPFAPENEGGFEAINDPIFGIGGTNKFANAQLVNDQNTERNFLGNMNFSYEIIEGLTAKLNVGTEYTSFYRNTFQPTFFQSNIDSETNANPLNDLTEVRGERYATNVEPTLNYKKSIGEHNLDILVGSARQDITRNTLAIYAEGLPSNNITNIAQFTDNIINSGGGRFDNKLFSYFGRVNYNYNQKYLFTAIVRRDKTSLFADGFNTGTFPSFSVGWVISDENFFNQDGLFNSLKFRAGYGELGSQNVDPFSNQSVVEPNSPITVGGSSGQIPGFAITSLVDPTLSFETSKTINFGLDTSLLNNSLKLSLDYFNRDNEDVIQAVAIPDSNGSVNPVFQNASSINNKGFEFEAAYTYDKGGDLTFNIGVNLSAIQNELTDSPNPIVGPSYNEEGLRANRFEVGQPLGFFFGFETDGIYNDQAEIDNDPFLANDPDRRALLRPGDFRRVDINNDGIINDEDQTYLGDPTPDFTYGINLSVNYKNWDIGTFFNGVQGNEIYNVTKFFGYFFLDDNKLGIVRDAYTPANPNTNLPRVTTQDTAGNQLPSDFFVEDGSFFRLKTLEIGYNFSNFIGKEWISNARLFANVQNVFTITNYSGYDPEIGSNNSGLGTNRGFFGFTPLTSADSVFDRGLDVRAQPRPRTFTIGVQMSF
- a CDS encoding GntR family transcriptional regulator, which produces MSSLLQKIHDLQDINTLSKHEQIVNGITDAIDSGILKVGDKLPSINEMVAEIGYARKTFVKAYTELKERGLVESKNLKGYYIISEETNVKLKVALILFAFHSFQEDFYNTFRKELGKKYHIDIFFHHNNLTLLKTILDNISRKYGMYVIAPIQEKEVPSMMKKIPSDRLLIVDRYLKMPKDYSYVSQEFEEVTYQKLVELTPQIKKYDRFVLFFKKNSDFPPEILFAFNRYVKDFKINGEVLTGYEPNTLKKSTAYFSISDTQLWKVLKDARKMEYRIGADIGILAHDDNIVKEIAFGGITTISTDFTEIAKKAAIFVKEGKPIQEIVPTYLRQRNSL